One Engystomops pustulosus chromosome 7, aEngPut4.maternal, whole genome shotgun sequence DNA window includes the following coding sequences:
- the LOC140069018 gene encoding protein kinase C delta type-like codes for MASHPSSRQDLAVKIIKKRVLLEDDRDAIFIERQVLEITSQCHLFTHCFGATQNQDYIFFVMECVTGGELLHFINSRAPCDIQTTRFIAAEIICGLKYLHARGIIHRDLKPENILMDSTGHIKIADFGLAAVDVYSSETITEYAGTPGYMAPEIHLNKPYNNSVDFYSLGVILYELATGHFPFYEGESSNKILESIASFSLEYPCNLHHQIRNILKGVFRKSPKKRQKFCKTISRHPFFADVDWSDIWTGRARPPYVMLPSEAVTSHHTVPLSALLSSAEARKTPITSEDRELFQGFSYTSHMWR; via the exons ATGGCCTCGCACCCCTCCAGCAGACAAGACCTTGCTGTGAAGATAATAAAGAAACGAGTCTTACTAGAGGATGATAGAGATGCCATCTTCATTGAGCGCCAGGTCCTTGAGATCACCTCCCAGTGTCACCTTTTTACCCACTGCTTTGGAGCCACCCAGAATCAG GATTACATATTTTTCGTAATGGAGTGCGTCACCGGAGGAGAACTCCTACACTTTATTAACAGTAGAGCCCCCTGTGATATCCAGACCACCAG ATTTATTGCAGCGGAGATCATCTGCGGCTTGAAGTACCTGCACGCAAGAGGCATAATACACAG AGACCTCAAGCCGGAAAATATTCTGATGGACAGCACGGGTCACATAAAAATCGCTGACTTCGGCCTCGCTGCAGTTGACGTCTACTCTTCAGAAACCATCACAGAGTATGCAGGAACTCCCGGCTACATGGCCCCAGAG ATTCATCTAAATAAGCCCTATAATAACAGCGTGGACTTTTACTCCTTGGGTGTCATCCTTTATGAACTGGCCACAGGGCATTTCCCTTTCTACGAGGGTGAAAGCTCGAATAAAATCTTGGAGTCCATCGCCAGTTTTAGTTTGGAGTATCCCTGTAACCTGCATCACCAAATACGTAACATCTTAAAAGGG GTTTTCCGTAAGTCACCTAAGAAGAGGCAGAAGTTCTGCAAAACTATTAGCAGACACCCATTTTTTGCAGATGTCGACTGGTCGGACATTTGGACAGGAAGAGCTCGCCCTCCATATGTAATGCTACCA AGTGAAGCAGTGACGTCCCATCACACGGTCCCTCTGTCCGCCCTACTATCATCTGCAGAGGCCAGAAAgaccccaataacatcagaggacAGAGAACTATTCCAGGGGTTCTCCTACACCAGCCACATGTGGAGGTGA